Sequence from the Desulfobacterales bacterium genome:
GGGTCGTCTGTTTGATGCGGTGGCGGCCATCGCCGGCATCCGCCAACAGGTGAATTTTGAGGGTCAGGCGGCCATGGAGTTGGAAATGCTGGCAGCTGGCCCTAGTGATGCTATCTATGACATTCAGTGGACGACGCATGGGCCTTTTGAAATACAGCCGCAAACAATCATTCGTGCAGTGGTGCAGGATGTTCATAACGGACTATCACCTGCTGAAATCAGTTTCAAGTTCCACCAGACCCTGATTGCCCTGTTTGCTGAAATATGTGAAACGATCCGTCGCCGCCATGATTTAAACCGGGTGATATTAAGCGGCGGTTGCTTTCAGAATTCTTTGCTGCTCAAGGGCCTGATTGGGCAACTGGAGGCCAAACATTTTGAGGTCTATGCTCATCAGCAGGTACCCGCCAATGATGGCGGGATTGCGCTGGGGCAAGCCATCGTTGCAGCTGCTCAAATGGAATAATCGCTAATTTTTTTTATATTACCGCCCACTCCCTTCGTTCGTTCAAGACGCAAAGGGCGCAAAGATTTTTTCTTTTTCCTTTCTGCTGAGAGGGCAGAAAGGAAAAAACCAGCATCCCTTCGGGAAAAGTGTTAATTTATGATCAGTAGTAAATTGTCGTTTGGAAGAAGCATATAGCCCCGTAAAAAAGAGCTTGAGAATTTTCATTTGCCATCCTCTCAATGGCAAATGAAAAAATAAACTCTCTGCGAACTCTGCGTCTCGAGCGCAGCGGGCGGTGAAAATTAAAATAAGGAATCAGACATGACATTAAAGCATATTGATGAATATCGGGATGCGGAAATATCGCAAAACTTGATTCAAAAAATTAAATCCATCAGCCAAAAAGAAGTGCGCTTGATGGAAGTCTGTGGTACCCATACAGTTTCCATTTTCAGAAGCGGGATCCGTTCGGTGCTGCCGCCGACGATATCGCTGCTTTCCGGGCCGGGTTGTCCGGTGTGTGTGACCGATCAGGCTGAAATCGATGCATTTATTGAGCTGGCCCGCATCGATGATGTGATCGTGACCACCTTTGGCGACCTGATGCGGGTTCCGGGCACACGCTCGTCACTGCAAAAAGAAAGTGCCGCCGGTCGGGATATCCGCGTGGTGTATTCGACCTTTGATGCGGTTGAAATTGCCAAGAAAAATCCGGCTAAAAAAGTGGTCTTTCTGGGTGTCGGGTTTGAAACCACCGCACCGACCATTGCTGCCGCTATCTTGTCGGCTGCTCAGGCAGGTGTCGAAAATTTTTCCGTGATTTCTGCGCATAAATTGGTCCCTCCGGCATTGGAGGCACTAATGGCTGCAGCCGATGTTAACAT
This genomic interval carries:
- the hypD gene encoding hydrogenase formation protein HypD, whose protein sequence is MTLKHIDEYRDAEISQNLIQKIKSISQKEVRLMEVCGTHTVSIFRSGIRSVLPPTISLLSGPGCPVCVTDQAEIDAFIELARIDDVIVTTFGDLMRVPGTRSSLQKESAAGRDIRVVYSTFDAVEIAKKNPAKKVVFLGVGFETTAPTIAAAILSAAQAGVENFSVISAHKLVPPALEALMAAADVNIDGFILPGHVSVIIGLDAYRPFFDRYQIPCVVAGFEPTDILQAISVLVEMLESKRPALDNAYPRAVSAEGNTKAQQILTEIFEPVDACWRGIGMIPLSGLKIRQKYADHDAQQIFDVQVPDAKTPHGCACGEILIGTKIPPECALYKKACTPMDPVGPCMVSTEGTCAAYYKYHSD